A genomic window from Sulfurimonas hongkongensis includes:
- the fabI gene encoding enoyl-ACP reductase FabI, producing MIMKGKKGLIVGLANNKSIAYGIAKACHEQGAHMAFTYLNDALKKRVEPIAKEFGSDKIYELDVSNEEHMAGIATLVEKDFGKIDFLVHSVAFAPKEALSEPFIKTSKKAFGIAMDISVYSFIDLTNRLEGVLSDDASILTLSYLGGPKYIVNYNVMGVAKAALESSVRYMAVDLGKKGQRVNAISAGPIRTLAAAGIGDFKQILNWNETNSPLKKNVTTEQVGNSAMYLLSDLASGVTGEIHYVDSGYNIMGMAAAETNGDGKTVFSWDVRK from the coding sequence ATGATAATGAAAGGTAAAAAAGGTCTTATTGTAGGTCTTGCAAATAATAAATCAATAGCTTATGGAATAGCAAAAGCTTGTCATGAGCAGGGCGCACATATGGCTTTTACTTACTTAAATGATGCACTCAAAAAAAGAGTTGAGCCAATTGCAAAAGAGTTTGGAAGTGATAAAATTTATGAACTTGATGTCTCAAATGAAGAACATATGGCAGGAATCGCTACGTTAGTTGAAAAAGACTTTGGAAAGATTGACTTTTTAGTTCATTCTGTTGCATTTGCACCAAAAGAAGCATTGAGTGAGCCTTTTATAAAGACTTCTAAAAAAGCGTTTGGGATCGCTATGGATATCTCTGTATACTCATTTATCGACTTAACAAACCGCTTAGAGGGCGTTTTATCAGATGATGCATCTATACTAACACTTTCATATCTAGGTGGTCCTAAGTACATAGTAAACTACAATGTTATGGGTGTTGCTAAAGCTGCATTAGAATCAAGTGTAAGATATATGGCGGTAGATTTAGGTAAAAAGGGTCAAAGAGTAAATGCAATCTCAGCAGGACCGATAAGAACGCTCGCAGCTGCTGGGATAGGTGATTTTAAACAGATTCTTAATTGGAATGAAACAAATTCACCTCTAAAGAAAAATGTCACAACTGAGCAGGTTGGAAACTCTGCTATGTATCTATTAAGCGACTTAGCATCTGGTGTGACTGGTGAAATTCACTATGTTGATAGTGGATATAACATCATGGGGATGGCAGCTGCTGAGACCAACGGAGATGGTAAAACTGTCTTTTCATGGGATGTTCGTAAGTAG